The DNA window ACTGGTAATCCGGCGGTTTCGGCGCACAACCGGCGACCGAGACGGCCGCCGCAACCATCGCGGCAGCGGCAACGCCCGCACGGCTGCCGACCCGATTCACAAAATCTCGCGGACCGCGTCGATCGGGCGGGCCAGCCGAGTGCCCTTCGGCGTGACGACGAAGGGGCGTTCGATGAGGATGGGGTGTTCGGCCATGGCGTCTAGCAACTGGTCATCGGTCGCGTCCGCGAGATTTAGCTCGTCATAAAGCGATTCGCGCTTGCGGGTTGCGGTGC is part of the Mycobacterium mantenii genome and encodes:
- the arsC gene encoding arsenate reductase (glutaredoxin) (This arsenate reductase requires both glutathione and glutaredoxin to convert arsenate to arsenite, after which the efflux transporter formed by ArsA and ArsB can extrude the arsenite from the cell, providing resistance.) gives rise to the protein MAAKPDQAVIYHNPRCSTSRKTLDLLRDSGFDPTVVEYLKTPPSRSELAKMIRDAGIDVRTATRKRESLYDELNLADATDDQLLDAMAEHPILIERPFVVTPKGTRLARPIDAVREIL